Genomic segment of Benincasa hispida cultivar B227 chromosome 1, ASM972705v1, whole genome shotgun sequence:
ctcgtgAGGGACTTGGCttgatgattggatcataattcaattgttcattaaaggattagtgagacttaaggaggaagatatAATCTCAAGGTAAAATAgtttttgacccaaccattattatgaacaacttgtgaagagtCGTCTTACTGATcatgattaaatcaagtggacaaaaatatatctacagtgaggagagttcaactactgggctttagtggagtgattccatagttaacaaatgttgattaattcaatttaaagagtttatccaattaatctcggatcgttggagctcatgattagTAGGTCTATTaagttcccctactagcttacAAACGGACTAAGCCTTAGAATATCGTGGcgagaaaatttgaaacattcaaatttgaatttagggaattcttaattatatgtgatatagttaaaTGCTTAATTATTgcattaaacgaaattggagaattgaataatatttaaatttgagttaaatattaattacatgaatagggatttattttgaagatttggtgtttaattaatttaatatttgatattaaattaattaaattatttaattaattattaagaattaattttatacaaaattaacgatggatttaattttgttgaaaaattaatgaattttatatgattttaattattgaattaatattttataaaattaatttttcatttcaatttttggaatttaatttcaaaaattggaaaattgaattttgttcaattttaaatgaaaaaaattgttgaGTGGATTTATCCCACTTCAACCTCTTATATTCCACCTCTAAAATCACTAACAATTGAATGGCTTTGTGGAAATACCTTATGCAATATAATTGCATGTAGGAAAGGATTAAAACAGATGAAGTTTGTTGAGAATTGGGGGTGGTGGCATGCTGAAATTCTaaagaagaaaggttcttcacaTGCTACACCAAGACTGAAATCCTCCTTTATTCCTTTAAAATTCCTATTCAATTTGGATTCTATAATCCAATCTAAGGgtctagaggatagtaaggaagataagtggtggtctacaaactATTGAAGAGGAAATTCGAGCTGGAATTGAAGTAAATGAAGAATTCTAACAAagatatttttccaaaaacccTACTTCTATGTATTGAACTTGCATGTTTCTTTGCTAAACttgatggaattagagtgctAAACTTAAATGTCAACACCAACAGTATCATTGTCGGTTGTGAGCCGAAGGTGGGCTCACCACCTTCGGTTGAACACCGGTAAGAAAATCTCTCTCTCCTCAAGTCGTTTTGCACTTCATGTCTCAGGTCATTGTTGCTCGTCCGTCGATTGTCGCGTCGGATTTCAGCCTCGCGTTGCCAGTTTTCGTCAGCTGCTGCTTCTAATCGAGCAGATCTTGCCGCTAGTGTTGAGTGCGCAGCTCACAAACAATCATCGTTGGTTGCACGGTTCGAGTCCCATCCAGTGTTGCCGACATCCGTTTTCATTTAGTTCTGTCCACATATCCGCGCCATTCAGCCACCGAATCTCACGAGAATCTTGAGACTTAAGTAAGGGTTGGTTGTTTTAGGTGAGTTTTGAGGATTTCTTTGGAAGATCTTAGATACCCATAGAATTTTGCCACTAATTGGTTTTTACCCATCGAATTTCGATTTTAGGATGCAAGTTTTGGGAGTTGAGGTGCTATCCACTTGGCTTGAGACCCCGTTTTGATAaaattttggtaagtttttggggtctttattgataatttttGTTATACACACTAAGTGTCGGcttgattatagatttaattATGATGTAGAAGGTTGAAATTGATGGTTCAAAGCTGCTGTTCATCGAGATTAAAGGTTGAATTTGGCACTAGAGAGAGTTGTTGGGTCGCGTTGTTTTTGTTGCTTGAGGTGATATTTGGACCAACACACTTTGGATAAGGATGTTTGGAATTGTTTAGAATTGATTTGGCGATATTTTGATAATATGGTGGATGGAATTGGGCTCTAaagattgaaataaaatttgagattATGTTGTAGGTTCTAATTCGAGCATCTGTTAAAGGTTGTTTTGCTTGGAAAACGATATCGGAACCTATAATTTGAGGTAAATAACTTTCTCGAACCAGTTGTCCGTACCACTTGGACTGATTATTGAAGACTACTTAGACTGTTTCTTGAGACTGTTAGGACTAATTTGACTGAATATTCTAGATTGATTTGACTGATTATTCTAGACAGTTTGGACTGATAATTTATGACTGAATGAACTATATGATTGAATGACATTGATTGATTGGATTGGATTATTTTGACCATGATGAATGTATTATTGACTGaggatatatttaaaattttacccctaagataaacgactataaaatataacatatggGTTATATGAAAACTATGCATGCTAAGTCATAGGGTTcttgttagtttttcttttctaggCAAGTATACACATATGACTGTATATGTGCACATTTATGATTGGTCGTGAACTTTCGGGTTACACACTATGATTGATGCATGCTATAGGTTCATGATTACGACTGATTCGTGTAACTTCGGGTTACACATTTTGACTGATGCATGTTACTTTGGGTTCATGTCTATGATTGATTCGTGTACCTTCGGGTTACACATTATGACCGGTTCCTTTGGGGATCACGTTTATGACTGATAGGTGACTCTTCAGGATCACTATGATTGAAATGAAATGAGTGTACAATGATGCCTAGATAAACTAGCTACATGTAACCTAGAGGGCCCAGTAGCGGGTCAATTACTTAGTAAtgttatactcatcctttcctaatttatgtttttctttcagGCAATGACATGAATGGAATGACGAGGGACAGATGGGACCTATGACAGAACCATAGGGGAACAAGAGAAATCACCTCTGCTCAATCTATGTTTTTGTCATTTGTTttgaaaccaaaatttaatgTTAGACagaaaattttaatgttttgaatgttttctttgtaaatatttttaggcTTCAAACAAAgatttttacttatttgttatttattaattttctagtttattttggaaatctgtctttattgttttaataaattttattttcttcgatGGGCAAAATATTTGGGTTTTAATGCATATTTATGAATAACAATCCTTGTCAAAGTATTCAGAAAGTCGTGTTGTTACGTTATTATGTTTGGAAAAATTAACAATAAGTTAACTGTAGTAGagactaattttaagatttattaacaGTATAGGTACTAAAATTATACCTTTAAAGtatacaaattaaaagaaatccaaaaaattttaaatactcgAACGAAAATGATAGTTTAACCTAActgaaatttttaaatttataaaaaacatTCAATTCTCGTTCAACTAAgcttattttcaaattagtaTATGTTGATTCTCACATTGATCATAAAATCCTCATTCCTTTAAAAACTACCATTTTAGGAATATTGTTGTATATAAAAGTTGAAACAAATGCCCAATAGAAAATCAACTACTTGAATAATCTTTCAATGTTAAACTTACCAATTATTTCTGGATAAATCGTTAGTATTCCATTGTTGCTTTCCCCATTTATGACATACTGAATTCACCATAAATATTACATGATATAACATTACAATCCTCACACACTGCAAGAGAAGAGAGTTTAGGGTTAATAcacatattttctaaaatacAAAGTTCACCCTAAACTAGGGCTACTTTTAATTGTCTATCTATTTAGaactatatatttttatttttttttagtttctctATTATTACAAAGTCACTTTTGAAGTCAACAAAGATATGTGGagaaaaatgttcaaattaactcttTATAACATATTTGAAGAAGGTTCTAAAATTTATTAGTTTAGATAtcatttcattttattgaaaGTTGCAATGgaatttctaaattttgcaaatctatcaataactttgaaaatttacaaataaaccaaaaaaaaaaaagattaaatgtaatttttattttttattattaatatactcTTTGGTATATTAGTTTATgatatagaaaatataaaatatatcatcTGTATAATTGATATGCCAAATTTACCATTCATATAggataaattttaataatcaaaaaatgaaaattaaatttaacatttttaccatatttgtaatttttttttaaaaaaaaaactatcgtCATATTTGTAAACACACTTATATTCTTTTCCTACCTATTGTAATTTCCATTTTACTAAAAAGAAATAGTCTTATCGATcaagataataaaaataaataaataagaccTATTGTATGCATGatcgaaatatatatattattggtaaaaaagaaaaagaaaagaaaagaaagaaaaagaaacaatgtagtaatattattttaccatatttgtaattttttttttaataaaaaactatCGTCATATTTGTAAATACACTTATATACTTTTCCTATCTATTGTAATTTCCATTTTACTAAAAAGAATAGTCTTATCGATCacgataataaaaataaataaataagaccTATGGTATGCATgatccaaatatatatattattggtaaaaaaaaaaaaaaagaaagaaaaagaaacaatgtAGTAATATTATTTTACCATTCCCCATAAAACAAAAGGAACTCCTCCAACCATAGAAAGCAAAACTGCCAGAGCAATTGGATGAAGAATATAcgttttatgaataaacgtaTAGAATATTTGTTTCTCCAAGTCCTTTACATTATCTGGTCTCTCATGCTTCATTACCAATACGAACAAGTTTCTTTCTGCCTCTTTGGAGTCATTAAAGTACTTACGACAAACCTTTTTAGTCAAATTGTAAGAATCCAAAACCCAAGTAATATGACTATACCAAAACCCTTGAATAGGGCTATGTGGATCGTTATCCGTATCAACAAATTGATGATGACATCTATGGGTACTCACCCAATCAATTGGATCACCCTGAAAAGCAAGAAAATAGGTGtaaagtttcaaaataaaatagatataCTGTTataaaaacaacaaacaaaGGAAGTAAAAAGGCATAAACAATAGAGAGCAattttattattagagagaaatatCATATTTTAGATTATAGAGATATCTCTAAGGTCATACGAGAATTTATATATTAGCACATTccactaaaccctaggttgcaACATGTACTTGATATGATTTAAACCCAAGAATATATTGACATTTATAAGAACTAATGTATAGTATTATCGAATGTGAAACCTGAAGTGCATGAGCTCCACAATAAGCAAACAAATACTCAAGCCATTTAGGAAGTTTGAAACTCTGATGTGAAAGATTTCTATGGTACGAAATAGTGATGCCGAAAAGACCTGTGATAACGTACAAGACAAGGGCAATCCAAAATGCACCCCAAGTAAATTGAAATGGGGCAAAAATACAAAGTGTATGCAGAATGAAAAGAAGACATGCAATGGTTTTATCTATGTTGGTCCATTCTCTCCTCCTTGGTGACATTGTAGGCTTCACCCTTTCATTTAGTTCTTGTTTTGACACATCCATTAcgagttttcttcaatttagGTTTCACCATCTTCAAcaacattaatatatatagtgCATTTTATGTCTCAATATAATAACTATAATAACtaaactataataactaatttaagtCTCTTTTCCAATCACTAATTTCAACaacaatataaaaaattcaaCAGAATTTTAAAGCTTCAGCATAAAAAAGTTATTAGTCATTAATGATCCTGATTATACTAGTaggtttaaaatttgactattcTCTCAAATATTCAAAGGATGCGCATTTGTGATTGGATAAGTTATTGTGTGGAAGACAAGTGCACATAGGTaattaattatacttaattgaattgattattacaattaattattcattaagTAATTGATAGATagtaaatttatgaaaaattatttcaaatcgtaaaactattgaaaatatttataaaatataacaaaattttagaactatcaatgatagactagtctatcaatgtctatcagcatctatcattgatagttttaaaattttgttatattttataaatattttgattcatttttttatatttaaaaccaaTTCTAAATGTATTGTGTGCGCGTTTATGTGATGGGTATTTCTTCCTCTCTCAAAccttgttgaaaaaaaaaatctagaaatgagattaattatatatgtatgtaaTATCTTCCATTCactaaatttgattcaatttttcagttaattgaaatattaaaataaatttaaaatataaaatctaaagaaaaattaaataattaatagtatttATTACTACTTTGAATTATATGCATATGATAACGCAAGGCGACATGAGAAATCTAAAGTTTCCAAAATTAAGATCGTAGGGGTTACCGTAGGGTGCAAGCTTCGATATTTGCTTATGTGAATACCGATATTTCTATCTTAGAATGGATGGAGGTGCTTCGTTAGTTGTGGCTTAGTCCAATCTAATAGATACCATCTAACCCACGGGTGTGAAAAACTGAATTGAATCGACGGACCAAACCGGTTCTATTAAGGTAGGATCTATGAAGCaaagatacttcatgtgagacaAAGAATCTATATCAGAGTATCGGATATCGATACTTCCTATATAAGTATCTGACAcgtgatttgacgtatctatttctacacgtacatttttttaaagaaaaaagacaaacaactcatctaatttttcccaatctaaaactaggcaacctatttaaaaagttcaCTACTTGAGTCcaaatctaaaagaaaaaaaataaataaaagaccaaaccctagaatcatctaatcttcatcttcacatttgagtccaccgaaatataaaccatttagatatcttcaacaattcaataaaaaagttcttcgtttatcttcatatttctccctctaatcttcttcttctttgtaatatgagtcatttttctattacattttattaactattgtacttcaacatcttagatgttgccttttttatattgtatttcagtgtttgtattctattttgtgtcgTTGTTATTAAATTGtatgttaaatttatctatatcctagatttttgtttaagaaaaagaaaatgtatcttcaacgtatgagtatcctcgttttttataaatatatatataaaaatgacgtatccttagacatatctgtatcttagtttttagaaattgacgaattgTCGTATATGTGTAGGAAAAATCAGAAGTATTTGAAATCTTCAAGAGATTTAAGATACGTGTGGGGAATGAAAAAAACCTTACAATCAAGGCCATGAGAACCGATCGAGGTGGTGAATTCACATCGAAAAGACATCCAATGTCCGTTAACAGTCCCGAGGACACCGCAACAAAATGGCATGGTGGAGAGGAAGAATCTTACAATCTTGAACATGGCAAGAAGCATgctaaagaaaaagaagatgtcGAGGGAATTTTGGGCAGAGGCAGTAGCTTGTGCGGTTTATTTGACAAATCGAGCGCCAACCAAAAGTGTGCTTCACAAGACGCCTCAAGAAGCATGGAACGGAAGAAAGCTCGAGATTAGTCACTTCAAGGTGTTTGGGAGTATTGCATATGCTCATGTGTCAGAAGAAAAAAGGACCAAGCTCGATGATCGAAGCGAGAAACTCATCTTCATCAGCTATGATGCAAGTTCAAAAGGTTATCATCTTTACAATCCTTTGAATGGGAAGGTAATGATTAgtcataatgttttttttttatgaggaAGCCTCTTGGGATTGGAATATACAAGAGGAGGAGTATCATTTCCTTCCATATTTTGAAGAAGACGATGAAAATGAGCCGACCAGGGATGAAATGGGTGAAGGTTTGCCCATTCCAGTGCCACCTCATTCGATCGATCGATCATCATCTGAAGGTTCATCCAGCAATTCGGAGAACGAAATTGGTCCAAGAGAAATTCGAAGTCTACGGGAACTTAATGAggtaaatgaaaatcaaaatgacaTAATTCTCTATTGTCTTTTTGGTGATCGTGAGCCTATTAGTTTCCAAGATTGTTTGAACTCATTTGATGTGAATTCACCACCTCGATCGATTCTCATGGCCTTAATTGTAAGGTTGCTTTCATTCTCCACACGTGCCTCAAATCTCTTGAAGATTTCAAATACTTctgatttttccttcaaaaagtaCACCCatgtttttctagaaaaatcatcaataaagagaaggaaatattTACATTTATCTTGAGACTCTGGTTTGATCATTCCACACACATCGGCATGGATGAGTTCTAAAGGCTTTTTTGCTCTTGTCATAGACTCCTTTGGAAAACTACTTCAATGATGTTTGCCAAGCAAACACCCTTCACACACTTGGTTTGCCTTGTGAATGTGTGATAAACCTCGCACCATCTTCTTCTTTGACAAATCTTCTAAACTTCCAAAATTAAGGTGCTTGAACCATAGATTCCATAGCCAAGAGAGATCTTCATAACACGTCTTAAAGAATTTTGGAACATCATTACATATATTCAAAGGAAACATTCGGTTTTTTATCATGGAGACTTTAGCAATAAGTCTCTCATGATTATCCTTTAAATACAaacaattgtttttcatttgaacttCAAAACCTTTCTCTAACAATTGTGCTACactcaatatattattttttatattgggAACGTAAtaaacatttgtgatatattgattttctccattttttaacCGAATGAGAATTTTACCTATTCCTTTGATGACGGTcaaagaattttctccaaagGAAATATTACCTTTCTCCATCTCgttcaactccacaaacatCTCGCGTTTTCCACACATGTGATTTGAGACTCCTGTGTCAAGATACCACATACTATCTTGACACTTTTCTTCTCCCTTTGAAACCATAAATAAGGTTCCATTCTCCTCTGCATAATTGAATTGCCTTTGATGGGCTTTTGATGTGCTAGTGGTTGATCGGTCCTAATGCTTTCGATCAATCGACTCTGTTTGAGATGAGTAACATTCATTCGCATAATGTCCATATTTGTTACAACTATAACATGTTACCTGAGATTTATCTCTCCCAGACCTTCCACCATGTCTTCCATGACCTCGACCTCCTCTTTCTCTTGAGGATTTAGACGAGTTTTGAGAAACATCGGTGTTGGCTTCACCTCTTCCACCATGGCCTCGACTACCACGACCTCTTCCACCTCCACGACTATTCTTCTCCTTTTTCACACGATCGGCTCCTCTATGAGTCGATTGGAGCTTGTCCTATGTCGCTTTTGACGTCTCCACATTGGCGATGGTCTCAAACGTATCTTCGTCCACCGATTGATACAAGATATAAACGGCCTTCTTgtccttctttcttttcttctttaacGCATCTCTTTGCACTTGATCGGCTCCAGCTTCTGCCTCTTGGAAAACGTTCTCCACGATCTCCCATACGTCCTGTGCTCCTAGTAACGCTTTTATCTTTATGCTCTAATTGTCATAGTTGAGCTTGGTAAGCATTGGTAGTTGAAGTGAATCTATCCCACCGTTggccatttttctctcaatattttctACTAGCTCCTATACTActatgttagaaaaaaaaaacgtggaggacaaatatgataaatgagagatatattttccattcaacTAAGCATGCCTTTATATAGGCTTACAAACATAACCATAGGAATGTCAATAGTTTAAAGCTataaatgtcatcaaatgctcataactcacataactcctataactcaaaaatcactattgattataaaaaactaaaagtcacactaaatgccacaaataaagtttaataatgacaaactTTTCAACAATATGAGCATGAATTTCTAATAATATTTTAGGAGAATGCGACAATAATAGCAGTGATTCAAGGTTGGAGTAGTTCAATAACAACAGTGTTTTCTGAATAAGGGAGGGGATTAGTAATTGTCGATGATCAGTTTTGGCTCttgtttttcaaaatgttgCTAGTTGTCAACGACTGTTGTTTGCTTGATTATCTGTCTAATTTAAAGGGTTAAATGGTAGTTGTCAATGACCAATGTAAAAAATTCTTGTGCCATCTATTTGAAAATCTTTATTAGATGGCCAATGTAAAAAACTCTTGTGCCATCTAAACTGTGATTACTGTGATATAAACACACTTTTGCACCTAAGTTGTTAAGCTAAAATAAAttgatatgaaattttattGCAGTTAATTGTTCTTTCTAAATCTACAAACTTGGATTATGAGTAGGGGTTAAGTTGTTCACTTGGTGTTGTTAGTTTTTCATGTACCTATGGTTAAAACTTATTTCAAAATGGATAGAAAACTTTGACCTACAAGACAAGCTTGTCATTCACAAGGTGAGAATGAACAAAATTTAAGACATAAAACTCTCATTGTTGTAATGAAGTTTTGAACTTAGTTGCAATGAAAGAACTAGCTTCATAATAAGTAAACTTGCATTGAACTGATATAGCTCAAACATGTTTGGATTTAGAGAACTTGATAAAgattgttaatttattttttcttctttgtggTTCAACTTTATTTCTCACTCTTACTAGTGTTTGCAATAAAACTCTCATTGTTCAACTTTGTTTGACAAGTATCAATTCTATTTTTAGTTCTCTTATGCTTTTGCTTCATATGGTCTGTTGAATTCATCCATGAAAGAGCATCAAATTTAAGAGCTCCCCTCCCATCATTTTGATTTCACATCATGTTTGTATTTTTTGCTAAAGTAAtgatatttatttgaaatatttatgtctgggtatttaaatatatgtttaGTGTATGGATTGCATATTTTTAAgtaggaagaggaagaagtcttcTCTTCTTGATAgaaatttgttcatattttttctTTGGATGTACAAAGCCATTTTgattacatttttcttttcagaaacaaaaagaagaaacaaacaggtgctgatttttttttttttttttaaaaaaataactttttgtgCATTTGTTGTCTTTGTTCTAATGTTTGATTTAATATGGCTTCTTTAATCTTGAGATATAGGTTTTTAACTTATCCGTGTGCAtgataaataacaaatattgtATTCTTGTAGGAAAACTCTCAAGAATATTTAAACTAGCATTATCTTTTCGATGAGTGAAGAAATTCATGCTTACTTTGTACTTTTTTGGTTTTATAGGTGGATGGAGTGTGGCTTTGCATATCTGAAAATGGTCTAAAGCCTATTTTGGTTCTAATCTTTTGGCTTTGGTCCACATTGGCCATTGATGATAACATATCCCCTCCTAAACTACCCTCTTAATCTGGAAGAAGATATGGCTACAACAGTTACTAACCTTTTCGTTGGTACTTATTGCCTACTAACCTACTTAAACTGACTAGAAATCCTGATAACAATAAACATGTATATAATATTCAACAACCAACAGTCATAACCAATAGGGTCTCACATATAGCTAACATATACAAAATGTACATAACACAATGCCCTGTGGCCCCAACTAGTTAACCTAGTCCCTATATGCACAAAACATATGCACAAATATTTACAGGCAACCAGCTAAACTGTTCTAATACTAGAGTCCTGACTTTGAATGGCAGAGCAACAGCAGAGTTATCTTTTGGGGAGTTGACCGCTACTAGCAGaaagaaaagtattttaaaCGAGGTGAGCTcttagcctagtgagtgacttaataaacaTAATTCTCATGTTTAAGATTGGATTTCAAAAACTgtatattgaaatataaaatcttTCCAAGTAGCTATACATGAAAAACTTTGAAACATAACATGTCAGGaaacataattaaattgatCCTTCATTGAGAGAGAACCCTATTGTTCAATCCCTCAACATCAAGCCTTAGTGAAGAGAGAATCCTTTTACTCAATCCTTCGTCGTCAAatacctacgtgcacgtagtTATatctaagtaccatcataccttaggtacaaCTACTTAGATACTTTCTCTAAGTCGTTCAGTACCGAGCTTGATGTATCAAAAATCTCTTTTACTGAATCATGTATGCTTAAATCATAATAACATGAGCTAAGTTCAGCATTCAAGCTCTAAATATAACTACCAACCTATGCTTCAAGTTTTTGATATAATTTCTAACTAAAACATGTTATAAAACTTCTCTTTAAAGAGCTAGTATGCGTTTAAACACATCATGCTTTATAACTTCATTAACTTGCACGCTTTGGTATCATAAGTTCATAAGTAGTTTTCTTGGAAAACTCTTTGTAAAATAACTAGcatgagattaatatttcatttgaaacaTGGATTTCTAAGAACATCATAAACACGTAGTCAGTCACAGCTTTGGCAATTCTTTAATGGATGATAAGCTTCCCCTATTGGTCTCAATCCTGTGGACAGAACATT
This window contains:
- the LOC120090983 gene encoding palmitoyl-monogalactosyldiacylglycerol delta-7 desaturase, chloroplastic-like, translating into MDVSKQELNERVKPTMSPRRREWTNIDKTIACLLFILHTLCIFAPFQFTWGAFWIALVLYVITGLFGITISYHRNLSHQSFKLPKWLEYLFAYCGAHALQGDPIDWVSTHRCHHQFVDTDNDPHSPIQGFWYSHITWVLDSYNLTKKVCRKYFNDSKEAERNLFVLVMKHERPDNVKDLEKQIFYTFIHKTYILHPIALAVLLSMVGGVPFVLWGMCVRIVMLYHVIFMVNSVCHKWGKQQWNTNDLSRNNWWVSFLSFGEGWHNNHHAFEYSAKYGLEWWQLDFGWYVIMFLKVIGVATDVKLPTQSHKQRMTMNK